The proteins below are encoded in one region of Rhizobium sp. 9140:
- a CDS encoding RNA pyrophosphohydrolase, which produces MSKTGKNPPLRAEDLPYRPCVGIMVLNSDGLVWAGRRIPIGNSEYDGSGQLWQMPQGGIDKGENPLEAAKRELYEETGMRSVSLLMEAPDWINYDLPAHLIGIGLKGKFRGQTQRWFAFRFEGDDREIAINPPPGGHEPEFEEWAWKPMTDLPGLIVSFKREVYDTVVATFGHLATEAARKD; this is translated from the coding sequence AAGACCTCCCCTACCGGCCCTGCGTCGGCATCATGGTGCTGAATAGCGACGGCCTTGTCTGGGCCGGGCGCCGCATCCCGATCGGAAACTCGGAATATGACGGGTCAGGCCAGCTCTGGCAGATGCCGCAGGGCGGCATCGACAAGGGCGAAAACCCGCTGGAGGCGGCAAAGCGGGAGCTCTACGAGGAAACGGGCATGCGTAGCGTATCGCTGCTGATGGAAGCACCCGACTGGATCAACTACGACCTGCCGGCCCATCTGATCGGCATCGGGCTGAAGGGCAAGTTTCGCGGGCAGACCCAGCGCTGGTTCGCGTTCCGCTTCGAAGGCGATGACCGCGAGATCGCCATCAACCCGCCGCCGGGCGGACACGAACCGGAATTCGAGGAATGGGCGTGGAAGCCGATGACCGACCTTCCCGGCCTCATCGTATCCTTCAAGCGGGAGGTCTATGACACCGTGGTCGCCACCTTCGGACATCTGGCAACGGAAGCAGCCCGCAAGGACTGA
- the bfr gene encoding bacterioferritin has translation MKGDTRVIERLNEALYLELGAVNQYWLHFRLLEDWGYTLLAKKERAESIEEMHHADKIIARIIFLDGHPNLQTVGALRIGQNVKEVLEADLAGEYDARASYKESRDICHAAGDYVSMKLFEQLLIDEEGHIDFLETQLQLFNSIGAEKYGQLNATSADKAEVGSEDA, from the coding sequence TTGAAAGGCGACACAAGGGTCATAGAGCGGCTTAACGAAGCCCTCTATCTCGAACTCGGAGCGGTCAACCAGTACTGGCTGCATTTCCGGCTGCTCGAGGATTGGGGCTATACGCTCCTGGCCAAGAAGGAGCGGGCCGAATCGATCGAGGAAATGCATCACGCCGACAAGATCATCGCGCGCATCATCTTCCTCGATGGCCATCCGAACCTGCAGACCGTCGGTGCGCTGCGCATCGGACAGAACGTCAAGGAAGTCCTCGAGGCGGATCTTGCCGGCGAATACGACGCCCGCGCCTCGTACAAGGAGTCGCGCGATATCTGTCACGCGGCCGGCGACTACGTCTCTATGAAGCTGTTCGAACAGCTGCTGATCGACGAGGAAGGTCATATCGACTTCCTCGAAACCCAGCTGCAACTGTTCAATTCGATCGGCGCCGAGAAGTACGGCCAGCTGAACGCGACCTCCGCCGACAAGGCCGAAGTCGGCAGCGAAGACGCCTGA
- a CDS encoding (2Fe-2S)-binding protein: MLVCSCNFISEKEIEDTITALLDEDCWQLIVPAKVYHAMAKRGRCCGCFPNVVDLIIRTTERYHALRHSTDDQIFDFMTRLKNFHEENRRADLERRHKGHRAA, from the coding sequence ATGCTGGTTTGCAGTTGCAATTTCATCTCCGAAAAGGAGATCGAGGACACGATCACCGCTCTTCTCGATGAAGACTGTTGGCAGCTGATCGTTCCTGCGAAGGTGTATCATGCCATGGCCAAGCGCGGCCGCTGCTGTGGCTGTTTCCCCAATGTCGTCGATCTGATCATCCGGACCACCGAGCGCTATCATGCTCTACGGCACTCGACGGATGACCAAATATTTGATTTCATGACCCGTCTCAAAAATTTCCACGAAGAAAACAGGAGAGCGGATCTTGAAAGGCGACACAAGGGTCATAGAGCGGCTTAA
- a CDS encoding error-prone DNA polymerase: MTGVKPGSGREFGRGLTDAGRGSSKAQPPTFFELGACTNFSFLRGASGAKEMVVTAKRIGLKGLGIADRNTLSGVVRVHAEAREEKFPFQPGARLVFADGSPDMLAYPRNRQGWGHLCRLLSAGNLRADHKGTCTLFLSDLLTWQEHLQVIVMKGRTRDSGHKTVQADPHAVADGPHADVSDAETGNGLQGNEGRDWKTLGDTLRTLQPLMKGRLFLGMTPRYDGFDAQDFAALAALSHSTGVRLIATNDVLYHSPDSRPLADVMTAIREHVTIAEAGFRLQVNAERFLKAPAEMVRIFRRYPQAVANTERFFRTLDFTLDELKHNYPKEAGPGETSAQTLERLVREGAARRYPQGVPESVETKIAYELDLIARKQYEPYFLTVHRLVTFARDKGILCQGRGSAANSSVCYCLHVTEVDPVKFTLLFDRFLSMDRDEPPDIDIDFEHARRDEVIQFIYDTYSKEHAGIAAAAISYRARSAGREVAKVFGFSEDVQTALAASIWGWWTSSFTDEQAKAAGLDLADPTVMRMFTYAGRLMDMPRHLSQHVGGFVITQDRLDEVVPIMPTAMPGRYMIEWNKDDLDTLKILKVDVLALGMLTCLAKAFRMLETHYGKQMLLSEVYDTELDYVNDDNPVYDMICRADTVGVFQIESRAQMSMLPRLRPREFYDLVIEVAIVRPGPIQGDMVHPYLKRREARLRGEAIPYESFELKAVLQRTLGVPLFQEQAMQIAMTAARFTAAEADQLRRAMATFRRSGLVANFETKMIEGMVGNGYSRDFAVRCFNQIKGFGEYGFPESHAASFALLVYASCWFKTFYPDIFCAALLNAQPMGFYAPAQLVRDAREHGVQVRAVDINRSDWETILEGNELQGRGDENGGERSAFDRRAIDPRHREMRDVIRTAYAVRLGFRLVKGLREDDMARLVAGRGKGYVSIHDLWLRSGLTRSVLERLADADAFGSLGLDRRRALWAIKALDERAPAERLPLFAAAGEADLRADPAMRLPTMPAGEEVVNDYRALSLSLKAHPVSFMREAFARDGVVASRALSGLRPGRRVMVAGLVLVRQRPGSAKGVIFMTLEDETGVANIIVWKAVFETFRAVVMGARLVKVTGRLQSQNGVIHVVAESMTDMTEALGLLKGEARRFAINERADEVLRPTVDQRQKGNAVDQAQRERARLEARIKSGLMETAQVMPKGRNFH; this comes from the coding sequence ATGACCGGCGTTAAGCCCGGTAGCGGCCGCGAGTTCGGAAGAGGGCTGACGGACGCGGGTCGCGGGTCGTCCAAAGCTCAGCCGCCGACGTTTTTCGAACTGGGTGCCTGCACGAACTTCTCCTTCCTGCGCGGCGCCTCGGGCGCCAAGGAGATGGTGGTCACCGCCAAGCGGATCGGTCTCAAGGGGTTGGGGATTGCGGACCGCAACACGCTGTCCGGCGTCGTTCGGGTTCATGCCGAAGCGAGAGAGGAAAAATTTCCTTTCCAGCCGGGCGCACGCCTCGTTTTTGCCGATGGTTCGCCCGATATGCTGGCCTATCCGCGCAACCGGCAGGGATGGGGGCATCTCTGCCGCCTGCTGAGCGCCGGCAATCTGCGTGCCGACCATAAGGGTACCTGCACCCTCTTCCTCTCCGATCTCCTGACATGGCAGGAACATTTGCAGGTGATCGTAATGAAGGGGCGCACCCGCGATAGCGGGCATAAGACCGTTCAGGCCGATCCGCACGCGGTGGCTGACGGACCCCATGCAGACGTCTCCGATGCTGAAACGGGCAATGGCCTTCAAGGGAACGAGGGCCGTGACTGGAAGACGCTCGGCGATACGCTCCGGACATTGCAACCTCTCATGAAGGGTCGGCTCTTCCTCGGCATGACGCCCCGTTATGATGGGTTCGATGCGCAGGATTTCGCGGCGCTCGCGGCGCTTTCCCATAGCACGGGCGTTCGTCTCATCGCCACGAACGACGTGCTCTACCATTCCCCCGACAGCCGTCCCCTGGCCGATGTCATGACGGCCATCCGAGAGCATGTGACGATCGCGGAGGCGGGCTTTCGGCTACAGGTCAATGCCGAACGTTTTCTCAAGGCGCCGGCCGAGATGGTCCGCATCTTCCGCCGCTACCCGCAGGCGGTTGCCAATACGGAGCGCTTCTTCCGGACGCTCGATTTCACGCTCGACGAGCTGAAGCACAATTATCCGAAGGAAGCGGGTCCGGGCGAGACTTCGGCGCAGACCCTGGAGCGGCTGGTCCGGGAAGGGGCGGCCCGGCGATATCCGCAGGGCGTGCCGGAGTCTGTGGAAACGAAAATCGCCTACGAGCTCGATCTCATCGCCAGGAAACAGTACGAACCATATTTTCTGACCGTTCATCGGCTGGTGACCTTTGCGCGAGACAAAGGCATCCTCTGCCAGGGCCGCGGATCTGCGGCCAACTCCTCCGTCTGTTACTGCCTGCATGTGACGGAGGTCGATCCGGTCAAGTTTACCCTGCTTTTCGATCGGTTCCTGTCAATGGACCGCGACGAGCCGCCGGATATCGATATCGATTTCGAGCATGCGCGGCGCGATGAGGTGATCCAGTTCATCTACGATACCTATAGCAAGGAGCATGCCGGCATCGCCGCCGCCGCCATCAGCTACCGGGCGCGCTCGGCCGGGCGCGAGGTGGCCAAGGTCTTCGGCTTCTCCGAGGATGTGCAGACGGCGCTCGCCGCCTCCATCTGGGGCTGGTGGACGTCGTCCTTTACCGACGAGCAGGCAAAGGCTGCGGGGCTCGATCTCGCCGACCCGACGGTGATGCGCATGTTCACCTATGCCGGACGGCTGATGGACATGCCGCGACACCTCTCCCAGCATGTCGGCGGCTTCGTCATCACGCAGGACCGGCTGGACGAGGTCGTGCCGATCATGCCGACGGCCATGCCCGGCCGCTACATGATCGAGTGGAACAAGGACGATCTGGATACGCTGAAGATCCTTAAGGTCGACGTTCTCGCGCTCGGCATGCTCACCTGTCTCGCCAAGGCGTTCCGGATGCTGGAGACCCATTACGGCAAGCAGATGCTGCTGTCAGAGGTCTACGATACCGAGCTCGATTATGTGAACGACGACAATCCTGTCTACGACATGATCTGCCGGGCCGACACGGTGGGGGTGTTCCAGATCGAGAGCCGGGCGCAGATGAGCATGCTGCCGCGGCTCCGACCCCGGGAATTCTACGATCTCGTCATCGAGGTTGCGATCGTGCGGCCGGGGCCGATCCAGGGCGATATGGTGCATCCCTATCTCAAGCGCCGGGAGGCCCGATTGCGGGGCGAGGCGATCCCCTATGAGAGCTTTGAGCTGAAGGCGGTGCTGCAGCGGACGCTGGGCGTGCCCCTGTTTCAGGAGCAGGCCATGCAGATCGCCATGACGGCCGCACGGTTCACGGCGGCCGAGGCCGACCAGTTGCGCCGCGCCATGGCCACCTTCCGGCGGTCCGGGCTGGTCGCAAACTTCGAGACAAAGATGATCGAGGGCATGGTCGGCAACGGCTACAGCCGAGACTTCGCCGTTCGCTGCTTCAATCAGATCAAGGGCTTCGGCGAATACGGTTTTCCCGAAAGCCATGCAGCCTCCTTCGCCCTGCTCGTCTACGCCTCCTGCTGGTTCAAGACCTTCTATCCCGACATCTTCTGCGCGGCGCTCCTCAATGCTCAGCCGATGGGGTTCTACGCTCCGGCACAGCTGGTGCGCGATGCGCGCGAGCACGGGGTACAGGTGCGGGCCGTGGATATCAACCGCTCCGACTGGGAGACGATCCTGGAGGGCAACGAACTGCAGGGGCGGGGCGATGAGAATGGCGGGGAACGAAGCGCCTTCGACCGTCGGGCGATCGATCCGCGGCATCGCGAGATGCGCGACGTCATCCGCACGGCATATGCCGTTCGTCTCGGCTTCCGGCTGGTGAAAGGCCTGCGGGAAGACGATATGGCAAGGCTCGTTGCCGGCCGTGGCAAGGGTTACGTCTCGATCCACGATCTCTGGCTGCGATCCGGGCTGACGCGGAGCGTGCTGGAACGGCTGGCGGATGCGGATGCCTTCGGCTCGCTCGGGCTCGATCGCCGCCGGGCGCTCTGGGCGATCAAGGCGCTCGACGAGCGGGCGCCGGCCGAGCGCCTGCCGCTCTTTGCCGCAGCGGGGGAGGCGGACCTCCGGGCGGATCCGGCTATGCGCCTGCCGACCATGCCGGCCGGCGAGGAGGTGGTCAACGATTACAGGGCGCTGTCCCTGTCGCTCAAAGCCCATCCGGTTTCCTTCATGCGGGAGGCCTTTGCGCGGGATGGTGTGGTGGCGAGCCGTGCGCTGTCGGGCCTGCGTCCCGGGCGGCGCGTTATGGTGGCCGGCCTCGTTCTCGTGCGGCAGCGGCCGGGGTCCGCCAAGGGCGTGATCTTCATGACGCTCGAGGATGAGACGGGCGTTGCCAACATCATCGTCTGGAAGGCCGTTTTCGAGACGTTCCGCGCTGTCGTCATGGGGGCAAGGCTGGTCAAGGTCACCGGCCGCCTGCAAAGCCAGAATGGCGTCATCCACGTCGTTGCCGAGAGCATGACGGACATGACCGAAGCGCTGGGGCTCCTGAAGGGCGAGGCCCGCCGCTTTGCCATCAACGAACGGGCGGACGAGGTGCTGCGTCCGACCGTGGATCAGCGGCAGAAGGGTAATGCGGTGGATCAGGCCCAGCGGGAGCGCGCGCGCCTCGAGGCGCGAATCAAATCTGGACTTATGGAGACGGCGCAGGTCATGCCGAAGGGCCGGAATTTTCACTGA
- a CDS encoding DNA polymerase Y family protein — translation MARRRWGASWLSNGRPDHPPVVFSDKVENAMRIVALDSVAERLRLKRGQGVAEARAMHPQIDVLPADPAADKAFLSALADWCDRYTPLVAYAGADGLALDITGCTHLHGGEKALLDDVLSRLFQLGVEARGAIAASPGLAWALSRFSSARLSDDNVIEAGEEAAALGPLPVTALRLPETVTDTLIRLGLTHVADLMEAPRAALARRFGPLVFLRLDQALGHDDEPLSPRRPVAELSVERRLLSPVSGEDDILGLALQLAAGLKTTLEERGEGGRQFELLLFRVDGKVFRLLAGTSSPVRDPKRITALYKERLAAVHDDLDAGYGFEILRLCVLKAEPITSIQDDFSGRPDQSRALADFTDRVIARFGEDVLSIVVLAASHIPERAASLQPAGNAVVPAAKMLQAEEWPIVPVRPLRLLIHPERVEVPAADVPDGAPERFFWRRTAYRVARAEGPERIAAEWWIDGEDAPTRDYFRIEDETGRRFWMFRNGLFQRERMHPDWFMHGIFA, via the coding sequence GTGGCACGCCGGCGGTGGGGCGCGTCGTGGCTTTCAAACGGGCGTCCTGACCACCCGCCGGTCGTATTTTCCGACAAGGTCGAGAATGCCATGCGGATCGTGGCGCTCGACAGCGTGGCCGAGCGCCTGCGGTTGAAGCGGGGACAGGGCGTGGCCGAAGCCCGCGCCATGCATCCGCAGATCGACGTGCTGCCGGCCGATCCTGCCGCCGACAAGGCTTTTCTCTCGGCTCTTGCCGACTGGTGCGATCGCTATACGCCGCTGGTCGCCTATGCCGGTGCCGATGGGCTGGCGCTCGACATCACCGGCTGTACGCATCTGCATGGCGGGGAAAAGGCGCTGCTCGACGATGTCCTGTCGCGCCTCTTCCAGCTCGGCGTCGAGGCGCGCGGGGCGATTGCCGCATCGCCTGGTCTTGCCTGGGCGCTCTCGCGATTTTCCAGTGCGCGGCTTTCCGATGATAACGTGATCGAGGCGGGAGAGGAGGCCGCAGCGCTCGGCCCCCTGCCGGTGACGGCGCTTCGGCTGCCGGAAACGGTGACGGACACGCTGATCCGGCTGGGCCTGACCCATGTCGCCGATCTCATGGAGGCGCCCCGGGCAGCACTTGCGCGCCGCTTCGGGCCGCTCGTCTTTCTCCGGCTCGACCAGGCGCTCGGACATGACGACGAGCCCCTGTCGCCGCGCAGGCCGGTGGCCGAGCTTTCGGTCGAGCGCCGGCTGCTCTCGCCGGTCTCCGGCGAGGACGATATTCTCGGGCTGGCGCTGCAACTTGCCGCGGGCCTCAAGACCACGCTGGAGGAGCGGGGAGAGGGCGGGCGCCAGTTCGAGCTCCTGCTCTTTCGCGTCGATGGCAAGGTGTTCCGGCTGCTTGCCGGCACCTCGTCACCGGTGCGGGATCCGAAGCGCATCACGGCGCTCTACAAGGAGCGGCTGGCGGCGGTGCATGACGATCTGGATGCCGGGTACGGTTTCGAGATCCTGCGGCTCTGCGTCCTGAAAGCCGAGCCGATCACATCCATCCAGGACGATTTTTCCGGCCGTCCGGACCAGAGCCGGGCGCTTGCCGACTTCACCGATCGCGTTATCGCCCGCTTCGGAGAGGATGTGCTTTCGATCGTGGTTCTTGCCGCGAGCCACATCCCCGAGCGCGCAGCGAGCCTGCAGCCGGCAGGCAATGCCGTCGTTCCCGCCGCAAAGATGCTGCAGGCGGAGGAATGGCCGATCGTGCCCGTGCGGCCGCTCCGCCTTCTGATCCATCCCGAACGGGTGGAGGTTCCCGCGGCCGATGTTCCCGACGGCGCGCCGGAGCGGTTCTTCTGGCGACGCACAGCCTACAGGGTCGCGCGGGCGGAAGGGCCGGAGCGCATTGCCGCGGAGTGGTGGATCGACGGTGAGGATGCACCGACGCGTGACTATTTTCGCATCGAGGACGAGACCGGTCGCCGTTTCTGGATGTTTCGCAATGGCCTCTTCCAGCGCGAACGGATGCATCCCGACTGGTTCATGCACGGTATTTTCGCATGA
- a CDS encoding ImuA family protein translates to MAENAVPRETVLALRDAIARLERDRPSGSCRPTFETEGERAGFSASARSLGGQDVAGQRAKQCRAGERGQDDVLPLGVPDLDHAMSGGLPLKGLSEIRVAETRDAGAATGFTLGLAALYQTRRKALGELGPILWISETMAGKEAGEPYGVGLSLLGIDLRAALFSRPRNLQQALWIAEAALGFSVFSAVILEIRGNPARLGLPESRRLQLRSVASGVPIFLLRQAGEEEASSAHLRLLVRPAPAAPFMLPDGTMLSTGIGHPAFHVVAEKTRAFSPVDAYLEWSSHARRFYPLDPVAVPLPANAADSVPVLSASVGRPGGTPAVGRVVAFKRAS, encoded by the coding sequence ATGGCTGAAAACGCTGTGCCGCGGGAGACGGTGCTCGCCCTGCGCGACGCCATTGCCCGACTGGAACGAGACAGGCCATCCGGTTCCTGTCGTCCCACCTTCGAGACGGAGGGCGAGCGTGCGGGATTTTCAGCGTCCGCGCGGTCTCTCGGCGGGCAGGATGTTGCCGGGCAGAGGGCCAAGCAGTGCAGGGCCGGAGAGCGCGGGCAAGACGACGTGCTGCCGCTCGGCGTTCCCGACCTCGACCATGCGATGTCCGGCGGCCTGCCGCTGAAGGGTTTGAGCGAAATACGGGTGGCGGAAACGCGCGATGCCGGTGCCGCCACGGGGTTTACGCTCGGTCTTGCCGCGCTCTACCAGACGCGGCGCAAAGCCCTCGGTGAACTCGGTCCCATCCTCTGGATCTCCGAGACCATGGCGGGAAAAGAGGCCGGCGAGCCTTACGGTGTCGGCCTTTCGCTTCTCGGGATCGATCTGCGTGCAGCGCTCTTCTCGCGGCCTCGCAACCTCCAGCAGGCGCTGTGGATTGCCGAGGCGGCGCTCGGGTTTTCCGTGTTTTCCGCCGTCATTCTGGAGATCCGCGGGAATCCGGCGCGTCTCGGGCTTCCCGAAAGCCGGCGGCTGCAATTGCGCTCGGTCGCCAGCGGCGTTCCGATCTTTCTGCTCCGGCAGGCGGGCGAGGAGGAGGCGAGCAGCGCGCATCTGCGCCTTCTCGTCCGTCCCGCCCCCGCCGCCCCATTCATGCTGCCCGATGGCACGATGCTTTCGACCGGCATCGGGCATCCCGCCTTTCACGTCGTTGCCGAGAAGACGCGGGCTTTTTCCCCTGTCGATGCCTACCTTGAATGGAGTTCCCATGCGCGCCGGTTCTACCCTCTCGACCCCGTCGCCGTCCCTCTTCCGGCCAACGCAGCGGATTCTGTCCCTGTCCTTTCCGCATCTGTCGGCCGACCGGGTGGCACGCCGGCGGTGGGGCGCGTCGTGGCTTTCAAACGGGCGTCCTGA
- a CDS encoding metallopeptidase family protein, producing the protein MARIDQSDDWRERHAPTISTFESLTLEAYGHLPEEFRLLATDLIIEIEDFPDDDVFEDMALETPFDLLGLFEGRGIGERFTMETGTMPNRITLYRRPILDYWAENDETLGDIITHVLIHEIGHHFGLSDDDMERIEASVEHVGG; encoded by the coding sequence ATGGCCCGGATTGACCAAAGCGACGATTGGCGGGAACGTCATGCGCCGACCATCAGCACGTTCGAATCCCTGACGCTGGAAGCCTATGGGCATCTTCCCGAGGAATTCCGGCTGCTGGCCACAGACCTCATCATCGAGATCGAGGATTTTCCGGATGACGACGTGTTCGAGGACATGGCGCTGGAAACGCCGTTCGATCTGCTGGGTCTGTTCGAAGGGCGGGGTATCGGCGAGCGTTTCACCATGGAAACCGGCACGATGCCGAACCGGATCACGCTCTATCGCCGGCCGATCCTCGATTACTGGGCCGAAAACGACGAGACGCTGGGCGACATCATCACCCATGTGCTGATCCACGAGATCGGCCACCACTTCGGCCTGTCGGATGACGATATGGAGCGTATCGAGGCGAGCGTGGAGCATGTCGGCGGGTAG
- a CDS encoding DUF1737 domain-containing protein codes for MKLYRFLTGPDDASFCHKVTAALNKGWHLHGSPTYTFNADAQVMQCGQAVVKDVEGKDYVPDMKLSEQ; via the coding sequence ATGAAACTCTACCGCTTTCTCACCGGCCCTGACGATGCGAGCTTCTGTCATAAGGTAACGGCCGCCCTCAACAAGGGCTGGCATCTCCATGGTTCGCCGACCTACACCTTCAATGCCGATGCACAGGTCATGCAGTGCGGTCAGGCCGTGGTGAAGGATGTCGAAGGCAAGGACTACGTGCCGGATATGAAGCTGTCCGAGCAATAG
- a CDS encoding HpcH/HpaI aldolase/citrate lyase family protein, whose translation MSLSDRHPVRLRRSVLCVPADNERALAKVSSLSPDAVIYDLEDAVLPERKADARHALVRHLADVAPGIERIVRINSLASGFGEADLEALFACRFDAVLLPKVEGPRDILDIAEGLDEGNGPEDLRLWAMIETPRGVLNAAAIAEAGRTRGGRLDCLIPGLNDLRKETGVAALPGRGYLVPWLMQILLAGRGSGLDVLDAVFNDIGDAEGFAQECAAGRDMGFDGKMLIHPQQIAPANSTFGPSVQDEAEALEIVAAFAEPDNAGRSVIVHKGKMVEALHLEQAMTCLAKVEAIRNKGMQL comes from the coding sequence ATGTCCCTGTCCGATCGCCATCCCGTCCGTCTCCGTCGCTCGGTGCTCTGCGTTCCAGCCGACAACGAGCGCGCACTTGCCAAAGTGTCGAGCCTTTCGCCCGATGCCGTGATCTACGATCTGGAGGACGCGGTGCTTCCGGAGCGCAAGGCCGATGCGCGCCATGCGCTGGTGCGCCATCTGGCGGATGTTGCGCCCGGTATCGAGCGGATCGTCCGTATCAACAGTCTTGCCTCGGGTTTTGGCGAGGCGGATCTCGAAGCGCTTTTCGCCTGCCGGTTCGATGCCGTTCTATTGCCGAAGGTGGAAGGGCCACGCGATATTCTCGACATTGCCGAAGGGTTGGATGAGGGCAACGGTCCGGAAGATCTGCGGCTCTGGGCGATGATCGAGACGCCGAGAGGCGTTCTCAATGCGGCGGCGATCGCCGAGGCCGGACGCACGCGTGGCGGGCGGCTCGATTGCCTCATTCCCGGCCTCAACGATCTGCGCAAGGAAACCGGTGTCGCCGCCCTTCCCGGGCGAGGCTACCTCGTGCCCTGGCTCATGCAGATCCTGCTTGCAGGACGTGGCAGCGGGCTCGATGTTCTCGACGCCGTCTTCAACGATATCGGCGATGCCGAGGGTTTCGCGCAGGAATGCGCCGCCGGCCGCGACATGGGGTTCGATGGAAAGATGCTGATCCATCCGCAGCAGATCGCGCCGGCCAATTCCACCTTCGGCCCCTCCGTTCAGGATGAGGCGGAGGCTCTGGAGATCGTCGCGGCTTTTGCTGAACCCGACAATGCAGGCAGGTCGGTCATCGTCCACAAGGGCAAAATGGTCGAAGCCTTGCATCTCGAACAGGCGATGACCTGTCTTGCAAAGGTCGAGGCCATCAGAAACAAAGGAATGCAGCTATGA
- a CDS encoding type 1 glutamine amidotransferase domain-containing protein: protein MPSIAESKILILATDGYERSELRVPYDSLKKQGATVKIASIGKTSIKSWDEKDWGDSIDVDLEARDVKIEDFDALVLPGGQINPDKLRVEDEALRIVRDFVSSGKVVAAICHAPWLLVETGAVKGLKVTSFKSIKTDVVNAGGLWSDEAVVTDKGIITSRNPGDLDAFVAKIVEEVEEGRHDRKAA from the coding sequence ATGCCTTCCATTGCCGAATCCAAAATTCTCATTCTCGCCACGGACGGCTACGAACGGTCAGAACTGCGCGTTCCTTATGACAGCCTGAAAAAGCAGGGCGCGACGGTGAAGATCGCCTCGATCGGCAAGACCAGCATCAAGAGCTGGGACGAAAAGGACTGGGGCGACAGCATCGACGTCGATCTCGAAGCCAGGGACGTCAAGATCGAGGACTTCGATGCGCTCGTTCTGCCGGGCGGCCAGATCAACCCGGACAAGCTGCGCGTCGAGGACGAGGCGTTGCGAATTGTCCGCGACTTCGTGTCGTCCGGCAAGGTCGTCGCGGCCATCTGCCATGCGCCCTGGCTTCTGGTCGAAACCGGTGCGGTTAAGGGGCTGAAGGTCACGTCCTTCAAGTCGATCAAGACGGATGTCGTCAATGCCGGCGGTCTGTGGTCGGATGAGGCCGTGGTGACCGACAAGGGCATCATCACCTCTCGCAACCCCGGCGATCTTGATGCCTTCGTGGCGAAGATCGTCGAGGAAGTGGAAGAAGGCCGTCACGACCGCAAGGCCGCTTAA